The following coding sequences are from one Halorubrum sp. BOL3-1 window:
- a CDS encoding acyl-CoA dehydrogenase family protein: MLDYFDMESTLSEEERLLVDSARSFIDGEVDDMGEHWIDGTFPTELIPKMGDMGFYAPNLEGYGLPGVSERAYGLLMRELEACDSGLRSMASVQGALVMYPIHAFGSDAQKEEWLPRLGTGEAVGCFGLTEPEHGSNPSAMETMAEPDGDEYVLSGSKTWITNSPIADVAVVWAKDHGEEGTPVRGFLVETDRDGVTTNKIDEKLSLRASITGEISLQNVRVPAENRLPDVSGMKGPLSCLTQARYGIAWGAVGAAADCFEVARDYATDREQFGKPIGGFQMQQRKLAEMATQITLAQLLAHRLADLKEAGEMRPQHVSMAKRNNVRTARDQSRIAREMLGGNGITADYSPMRHMANMETVYTYEGTHDIHTLILGEDLTGIQAYQ; this comes from the coding sequence ATGCTCGATTACTTCGACATGGAGTCGACGCTTTCAGAGGAGGAGCGCCTGCTCGTCGACTCCGCTAGGTCATTCATCGACGGGGAGGTCGATGACATGGGCGAACACTGGATCGACGGCACGTTCCCCACGGAACTCATCCCGAAGATGGGCGATATGGGATTCTACGCGCCGAACCTCGAGGGGTACGGCCTGCCGGGCGTCAGCGAGCGGGCGTACGGTCTGCTGATGCGCGAGCTTGAGGCGTGCGACTCCGGGCTCCGCTCGATGGCGAGCGTGCAGGGCGCGCTGGTGATGTACCCGATCCACGCGTTCGGCAGCGACGCACAGAAGGAGGAGTGGCTGCCGAGGCTCGGCACGGGCGAGGCGGTCGGCTGCTTCGGGCTCACGGAGCCGGAACACGGGTCGAACCCCTCCGCGATGGAGACGATGGCCGAGCCCGACGGCGACGAGTACGTCCTCAGCGGCTCGAAGACGTGGATCACGAACTCTCCCATCGCCGACGTCGCGGTCGTGTGGGCGAAAGACCACGGCGAAGAGGGGACGCCGGTCCGCGGGTTCCTCGTCGAGACGGACCGCGACGGGGTCACGACGAACAAGATCGACGAGAAACTCAGCCTGCGGGCGTCGATCACGGGCGAGATCAGCCTCCAGAACGTTCGCGTCCCCGCCGAGAACCGACTCCCCGACGTCTCGGGGATGAAGGGGCCGCTGTCGTGTCTGACCCAGGCCCGCTACGGCATCGCGTGGGGCGCGGTCGGGGCGGCGGCGGACTGCTTCGAGGTCGCCCGCGACTACGCCACCGACCGCGAGCAGTTCGGAAAGCCGATCGGCGGCTTCCAGATGCAGCAACGGAAGCTCGCGGAGATGGCGACGCAGATCACGCTCGCGCAGCTGCTCGCGCACCGCCTCGCGGACCTCAAGGAGGCGGGCGAGATGCGGCCGCAACACGTCTCAATGGCCAAGCGCAACAACGTCCGCACCGCTCGCGACCAGTCTCGGATCGCCCGCGAGATGCTCGGCGGCAACGGGATCACGGCCGACTACTCGCCGATGCGACACATGGCGAACATGGAGACGGTGTACACCTACGAGGGCACCCACGACATCCACACGCTGATCCTCGGCGAGGACCTCACCGGGATACAGGCGTATCAGTAG
- a CDS encoding DUF362 domain-containing protein gives MELPERSDVDHLIDPQPLPGFARVRYEPRTERLDDPVGAAREALDGLDLDDLPAGATVAVGVGSRGIDRIDEVAAAVVDRIAERGFDPVVVPAMGSHGGATPEGQREVLEALGVTEETVDAPIDARMAAVELATVSVGDVDLPVYFSEGALAADAVLVVNRVKAHTNFTGPIESGLAKMTVVGLGKQRGAKSFHSAAIAEGYVETLTAALDVIERETPMVGGIALVENFEEEIGHLEAVPAGSFLDREPELLERAYEEMPTLPVEDVDLLVVDEIGKEISGAGMDTNVIGRYRVLNAPDPETPDIDLIYVRGLTAATKGNGNGIGLADLTRRAAIDGLDLKKTYANALTSGSLSKSKLPVVAPDDEFALRTALAALGGYDPDTVRIVWIRNTQDLGELRVSDAVVNDLPEAASVVGRETVGFDDGEAEFRGESMDDIGP, from the coding sequence ATGGAGCTTCCCGAGCGATCCGACGTCGATCACCTCATCGACCCGCAGCCGCTCCCGGGGTTCGCGCGGGTGCGGTACGAGCCGCGGACGGAACGCCTCGACGACCCCGTCGGGGCGGCCCGCGAGGCGCTCGACGGGCTTGACCTCGACGACCTTCCCGCCGGCGCGACCGTGGCCGTCGGGGTCGGCAGCCGCGGGATCGACCGGATCGATGAGGTCGCGGCGGCGGTCGTCGACCGGATCGCCGAGCGCGGCTTCGACCCTGTGGTGGTGCCGGCGATGGGGAGCCACGGCGGCGCGACCCCGGAGGGACAGCGCGAGGTGCTCGAAGCCCTCGGGGTCACGGAGGAGACGGTCGACGCGCCGATCGACGCGCGCATGGCGGCCGTGGAGCTAGCGACGGTCTCGGTGGGCGACGTCGACCTCCCGGTGTATTTCTCGGAGGGGGCGCTCGCAGCCGACGCCGTCCTCGTGGTGAACCGGGTGAAGGCCCACACTAACTTTACCGGGCCGATCGAGAGCGGGCTCGCGAAGATGACCGTCGTCGGGCTCGGCAAGCAGCGCGGCGCGAAGTCGTTCCACTCGGCGGCGATCGCCGAGGGGTACGTCGAGACGTTGACGGCCGCCCTCGACGTCATCGAGCGGGAGACCCCCATGGTCGGCGGGATAGCGCTCGTCGAGAACTTCGAGGAGGAGATCGGTCACCTGGAGGCCGTCCCCGCGGGGTCGTTCCTCGACCGCGAGCCGGAGCTGCTGGAGCGCGCGTACGAGGAGATGCCGACGCTTCCGGTCGAAGACGTCGATCTGCTCGTGGTCGACGAGATCGGCAAGGAGATCTCGGGCGCCGGGATGGACACGAACGTGATCGGTCGCTACCGCGTCCTCAACGCGCCCGACCCGGAGACCCCCGACATCGACCTCATATACGTGCGGGGACTCACGGCGGCGACCAAGGGGAACGGCAACGGGATCGGGCTCGCCGACCTCACTCGGCGGGCCGCGATCGACGGGCTCGACCTGAAGAAGACGTACGCGAACGCGCTCACCAGCGGGTCGCTCTCGAAGTCGAAGCTCCCCGTGGTGGCGCCGGACGACGAGTTCGCGCTCCGGACCGCGCTGGCGGCGCTCGGGGGGTACGACCCCGATACCGTCCGGATCGTCTGGATCCGGAACACGCAGGACCTCGGGGAACTCCGCGTCTCCGACGCCGTGGTCAACGACCTTCCCGAGGCGGCGAGCGTGGTCGGCCGCGAGACGGTCGGGTTCGACGACGGTGAGGCGGAATTCCGGGGAGAATCGATGGACGACATCGGCCCGTGA
- a CDS encoding mandelate racemase/muconate lactonizing enzyme family protein — protein MRDYSDQIDTRDPDRDVAITGLDACVVEGNFEWNLIKVETDAGVTGIGEAYRGGGVPELVEYANRFLVGENPLDVERLVRYIFQEMSGHGGTTGKVVTAASGIEIALLDAAGQILGLPVYQLLGSKYRDEVRLYCDCHAGEAYAVEDGATAYADAEAYSPEAYAAEAARVTDMGFEALKFDLDLPADNENDPYNGRLTNAAIREKREIVAAVRDEIGYDVDLAFDCHWDYSVESAKRLAHELEEFDLMWLEDLIPPENMAAQKEVTRATRTPVATGENRFRVFELSGLIYEHGVDVVTPDPATVGGLTETMRIADRAEENYVPMSPHNVCSPVGTMACVHLGAATPNFDLLEYHALGVDWWDDLLAREEPLIEDGRIAVPEAPGLGIELDTDVVEEHLLDGTTGF, from the coding sequence ATGAGAGACTACTCAGACCAGATCGACACCCGTGACCCGGACCGAGACGTAGCGATCACCGGCCTCGACGCCTGCGTCGTCGAGGGGAACTTCGAGTGGAACCTGATCAAAGTGGAGACCGACGCCGGCGTCACCGGGATCGGCGAGGCGTACCGCGGCGGCGGCGTCCCGGAGCTCGTCGAGTACGCGAACCGGTTCCTCGTCGGCGAGAACCCGCTCGACGTCGAGCGGCTCGTGCGCTACATCTTCCAGGAGATGTCGGGCCACGGCGGCACGACCGGGAAGGTCGTCACCGCGGCCTCCGGCATCGAGATCGCGCTCTTGGACGCCGCCGGGCAGATCCTCGGGCTCCCCGTCTACCAGCTGCTCGGCTCGAAGTACCGCGACGAGGTCCGGCTCTACTGCGACTGCCACGCCGGCGAGGCGTACGCGGTGGAGGACGGCGCGACCGCCTACGCCGACGCCGAGGCGTACTCCCCCGAGGCGTACGCCGCCGAGGCCGCGCGCGTCACCGACATGGGCTTCGAGGCGCTGAAGTTCGACCTCGACCTCCCGGCCGACAACGAGAACGACCCGTACAACGGGCGCCTGACGAACGCGGCGATCCGAGAGAAGCGGGAGATCGTCGCGGCCGTGCGCGACGAGATCGGGTACGACGTCGACCTCGCGTTCGACTGCCACTGGGACTACTCCGTCGAGAGCGCGAAGCGGCTCGCTCACGAGTTAGAGGAGTTCGACCTGATGTGGTTGGAGGACCTGATCCCGCCGGAGAACATGGCGGCCCAGAAGGAGGTGACGAGGGCGACCCGGACCCCGGTCGCGACCGGCGAGAACCGCTTCCGCGTGTTCGAGCTGTCGGGCCTCATCTACGAGCACGGCGTCGACGTCGTCACTCCCGATCCGGCGACGGTCGGCGGCCTCACGGAGACGATGCGCATCGCCGACCGCGCCGAGGAGAACTACGTGCCGATGTCGCCGCACAACGTCTGTAGCCCGGTCGGGACGATGGCCTGCGTCCACCTCGGCGCGGCCACCCCGAACTTCGACCTGCTGGAGTACCACGCGCTGGGGGTCGACTGGTGGGACGACCTGTTGGCACGCGAGGAGCCGCTGATCGAGGACGGCCGCATCGCGGTGCCGGAGGCGCCCGGACTCGGCATCGAGCTCGACACGGACGTCGTCGAGGAGCACCTCCTCGACGGGACGACCGGGTTCTGA
- a CDS encoding universal stress protein, whose protein sequence is MYRVLFPVGGDSEHVLAAADAVASLPNAAAEVEAVILNVYEGFEVSGEGGRVDSEDVWNEENYPDSVDAVEERLAEAGVETSRRREHGDPAETIVEVAAELDIDGITMSGRRRSPTGKMLFGSTTQSVLLAADRPVTVILEE, encoded by the coding sequence ATGTACCGCGTACTGTTCCCCGTCGGCGGGGACTCCGAGCACGTACTGGCCGCGGCGGACGCCGTCGCCTCGCTGCCGAACGCTGCCGCCGAGGTCGAGGCGGTGATCCTCAACGTCTACGAGGGGTTCGAGGTCAGCGGCGAGGGCGGGCGCGTCGACTCCGAGGACGTGTGGAACGAGGAGAACTACCCCGACAGCGTCGACGCCGTCGAGGAACGGCTGGCCGAGGCCGGCGTCGAGACGTCTAGGCGGCGCGAACACGGCGACCCCGCCGAGACGATCGTCGAAGTCGCCGCGGAGCTCGACATCGACGGCATCACCATGAGCGGGCGGCGCCGAAGCCCGACCGGCAAGATGCTGTTCGGGAGCACGACCCAGTCGGTGTTGCTCGCGGCCGACCGCCCCGTGACGGTGATCCTCGAGGAGTGA
- a CDS encoding mandelate racemase/muconate lactonizing enzyme family protein: MEITDVESFPIKLPLESPVSFSNRTLTYRDHAITYVRTDTGHEGVGYSLGYEGAGLIADAVESMLEPLLVGEDPRDTERLWHEMYDGNVQIGRTGLFLRAISTVDIALWDVKAKAADMPLHKLLGGHSESVPSYASGGYYRDDKGHDALRGEMRRYLDEGHDVVKMKVGRLSAAEEAERVAAVRDEIGDERTLLLDANGVWGSTTEALRNCRAFEPYDPYFIEEPVMIDRVDTMAEVNDGIDYPVATGELEGTRHNFARLADTGAATILQPDVTVCGGITEWLKIANHASAYDVPIAPHYNWNLHASLLGAIENGLWVEYFYRDMDVKAFDDVVADPVKPGDDGMIELPDRPGHGVPLDKDALDTFADR; this comes from the coding sequence ATGGAGATTACCGATGTCGAGTCGTTCCCGATCAAGCTGCCGCTGGAGTCGCCCGTCTCCTTCTCCAACCGCACGCTCACCTACCGGGACCACGCGATTACGTACGTCCGGACCGACACCGGCCACGAGGGGGTCGGCTACTCGCTGGGGTACGAGGGGGCCGGCCTCATCGCCGATGCGGTCGAGTCGATGCTCGAACCGCTGCTCGTCGGCGAGGACCCCCGCGACACCGAGCGCCTGTGGCACGAGATGTACGACGGGAACGTCCAGATCGGCCGCACTGGCCTTTTTTTGCGCGCCATCTCGACGGTCGACATCGCGCTCTGGGACGTGAAGGCGAAGGCCGCCGACATGCCGCTCCACAAGCTGCTCGGCGGCCACTCCGAGTCGGTGCCGTCGTACGCCAGCGGCGGCTACTACCGCGACGACAAGGGTCACGACGCGCTCCGCGGCGAGATGCGACGCTACCTCGACGAGGGCCACGACGTCGTGAAAATGAAGGTCGGTCGCCTGTCCGCCGCGGAGGAGGCCGAGCGAGTCGCCGCGGTGCGCGACGAGATCGGCGACGAGCGCACCCTGCTTCTCGACGCCAACGGCGTCTGGGGGTCCACCACCGAGGCGCTCCGCAACTGCCGGGCGTTCGAGCCCTACGACCCGTACTTCATCGAGGAGCCCGTGATGATCGACCGCGTCGACACGATGGCCGAGGTGAACGACGGGATCGACTACCCCGTCGCCACCGGCGAACTGGAGGGGACCCGGCACAACTTCGCGCGGCTCGCCGACACGGGCGCGGCGACGATCCTCCAGCCCGACGTCACCGTCTGCGGCGGGATCACGGAGTGGCTGAAGATCGCCAACCACGCCTCCGCGTACGACGTCCCCATCGCCCCCCACTACAACTGGAACCTCCACGCCTCCCTCCTCGGCGCCATCGAGAACGGCCTCTGGGTGGAGTACTTCTACCGCGACATGGACGTGAAGGCGTTCGACGATGTCGTCGCCGACCCCGTCAAGCCCGGCGACGACGGTATGATAGAACTCCCCGATCGCCCCGGCCACGGCGTGCCGCTGGACAAGGACGCGTTAGATACATTTGCGGACCGATGA
- a CDS encoding cupin domain-containing protein — protein MKPVAFDEAETYEPDKGWRRVSMAGSDRFSFEWFEKPPGHSSPMHDHENEQVCLCLEGELTVATEEDEVTLQKNDSVLLESDETHRVENTGDERAVGLDVFAPGRSFDFWTDRKE, from the coding sequence ATGAAGCCGGTCGCGTTCGACGAGGCGGAGACGTACGAGCCGGATAAGGGCTGGCGGCGCGTGTCGATGGCGGGCAGCGACCGGTTCTCCTTCGAGTGGTTCGAGAAGCCGCCGGGCCACAGTTCGCCGATGCACGACCACGAGAACGAGCAGGTGTGCCTCTGTCTGGAGGGCGAGCTCACGGTCGCGACTGAGGAGGACGAGGTCACCCTGCAAAAGAACGACTCCGTCCTCCTGGAGTCCGACGAGACCCACCGCGTGGAGAACACCGGCGACGAGCGCGCGGTCGGCCTAGACGTGTTCGCGCCCGGACGCTCGTTCGACTTCTGGACGGACCGCAAGGAGTGA
- a CDS encoding TRAP transporter fused permease subunit, whose amino-acid sequence MSTDTASAEPESGLLRGLNVTVTAAALLFWAGVLYWAQTQAISQVRYATAFVGGIMTVYALNETRLAIADGDWIDGAVLIPASLALMTASAFFAVNFQDVYLQRQGYALEHEYMLARLVILSLMYLTWREFGNVFLGLIFAVFGYAMYGNLVPGVLGHAGMQQATLLQATVTDLYGFYGSLTQITASWIAPFLLYAGLLFAYGAFDLILRVAIVAAKYIESGIAQTAVLSSAVIGSINGSYTANAAMTGSFTIPTMQEAGMSGHRAAGIEAVASTSGQVLPPVMGASAFVMASYLGVPYLDIVVAGLTPAAILVVAISIGVHYLAISDSSSQDMEFSEFFDDELSTEKKVFEALRFGVPFGILIYLLGVAQYTVMTSALYTVVAMMVTGVLMPPLQRVVDNSGTSPIGELVTQVKNTVHGIRRGAIILAPIAIILVVISGVVNLFSTTGIPAKIALLLINISGGVLLFAVLLGMVVAILMGVGMPTVAAYVIVAILIVPTFVSDFNVAPITAHYTMFYAAILAGITPPVATAAVIAAGIAEANFWRTCGAAIRIAAPLFVLPVAFVYNPALISMDPGLNTLYVGLLVLLGAVTIIYGLNYPFKMRPGRKVGARALLATLGVLIMAYPSDLAKIAGIAAFAAVFVAEKVMIRGLKLPFGRGASQ is encoded by the coding sequence ATGAGCACGGACACGGCCTCGGCGGAGCCCGAATCCGGACTGCTGCGGGGGCTCAACGTCACGGTCACGGCGGCGGCGCTGCTGTTCTGGGCCGGGGTGCTCTACTGGGCCCAGACCCAGGCTATCTCGCAGGTGCGGTACGCCACCGCGTTCGTCGGCGGCATCATGACCGTATACGCGCTCAACGAGACGCGGCTCGCCATCGCGGACGGCGACTGGATCGACGGCGCCGTGTTGATCCCCGCGTCGCTGGCACTGATGACCGCCTCGGCGTTCTTCGCGGTGAACTTCCAAGACGTGTACCTCCAGCGGCAGGGATACGCGCTCGAACACGAGTACATGCTCGCGCGGCTCGTCATCCTCTCGCTGATGTACCTCACGTGGCGAGAGTTCGGGAACGTGTTCCTCGGGCTCATCTTCGCCGTGTTCGGGTACGCGATGTACGGGAACCTCGTGCCGGGAGTGTTGGGTCACGCGGGGATGCAACAGGCGACGCTGCTGCAGGCGACGGTCACCGACCTGTACGGGTTCTACGGGAGCCTCACGCAGATCACGGCCTCGTGGATCGCGCCGTTCCTGCTGTACGCCGGACTGTTGTTCGCGTACGGCGCGTTCGACCTCATCCTCCGGGTCGCCATCGTGGCCGCGAAGTACATCGAGTCGGGGATCGCCCAGACCGCCGTGCTATCCTCGGCGGTCATCGGCTCGATCAACGGCTCGTACACCGCCAACGCGGCAATGACGGGCTCGTTCACCATCCCGACGATGCAGGAGGCCGGGATGTCGGGCCACCGCGCGGCCGGCATCGAGGCGGTCGCGTCCACCTCCGGGCAGGTGCTCCCGCCCGTGATGGGGGCATCCGCGTTCGTGATGGCGTCGTACCTCGGTGTCCCGTACCTAGACATCGTCGTCGCCGGCCTCACGCCGGCCGCGATCCTGGTCGTGGCCATCTCCATCGGGGTCCACTACCTCGCCATCTCCGACTCCAGCAGCCAGGACATGGAGTTCTCCGAGTTCTTCGACGACGAGCTCTCGACGGAAAAGAAGGTGTTTGAGGCGCTCCGCTTCGGCGTCCCGTTCGGGATACTCATCTACCTGCTCGGAGTCGCCCAGTACACGGTGATGACGTCGGCACTGTACACGGTGGTCGCGATGATGGTCACGGGGGTCCTCATGCCGCCGCTCCAGCGGGTCGTGGACAACTCGGGTACCAGTCCGATCGGAGAGCTCGTCACGCAGGTGAAAAACACCGTCCACGGGATCCGCCGCGGCGCCATCATCCTGGCGCCGATCGCGATCATCCTGGTCGTCATCAGCGGCGTCGTGAACCTCTTCAGCACGACCGGGATCCCGGCGAAGATCGCGCTGCTGCTCATCAACATCTCGGGCGGCGTGCTGCTGTTCGCGGTGCTGCTCGGGATGGTCGTCGCCATCCTGATGGGCGTCGGCATGCCGACGGTCGCCGCGTACGTCATCGTGGCCATCCTCATCGTTCCGACCTTCGTTTCCGACTTCAACGTCGCGCCCATCACGGCCCACTACACCATGTTCTACGCGGCTATCCTCGCGGGGATCACGCCCCCGGTGGCGACCGCGGCGGTGATCGCGGCCGGGATCGCAGAGGCGAACTTCTGGCGGACCTGCGGGGCCGCAATCCGGATCGCGGCGCCGCTGTTCGTCCTCCCGGTCGCGTTCGTCTACAATCCCGCTCTGATATCGATGGATCCCGGACTCAACACACTGTACGTTGGGCTGCTCGTGCTGCTCGGTGCGGTAACTATCATCTACGGGCTGAACTACCCGTTCAAGATGCGCCCCGGGCGGAAGGTCGGCGCGCGGGCCCTGCTCGCGACGCTCGGCGTCCTCATCATGGCGTACCCGAGCGACCTCGCGAAGATCGCCGGGATCGCCGCCTTCGCCGCCGTCTTCGTGGCGGAGAAGGTGATGATCCGCGGGCTCAAGCTCCCGTTCGGGAGGGGGGCGAGCCAATGA
- a CDS encoding TAXI family TRAP transporter solute-binding subunit, giving the protein MENNSVNRRKFLYGTGAVGITGLAGCSGGGDGSDGSDGSDGSDGSDGSDGSDGDDGGSEELSLRVGTSAGGTQDVGLAVERAVSEESDTLSYSTIESPGYIGTIRRMANNQFNAGITDNNSLNKAIDETGAFSDQPVERIPQYGFSAFPYSIYFIARDGTGIETFDDLAGANVYPAEPGYSTRATTLDVLSQGPTADVYEQMNIQNMGVGDAPGAMEEGTIDASIAYGTPGVRYTGFVQEMASRLDLHYVEPTDALIESAESFSGAGTTRTPYSEWEMPQDIGTDEVFSWDLQVLYTFNPEANADAVYELCRVVDEHNDTVNEGEAQFNDFGSTPEMLGYAQERIPVHPGAVQYYQDNDAWDDSLTEGEGA; this is encoded by the coding sequence ATGGAAAATAACTCAGTTAATCGACGCAAGTTCTTGTACGGTACCGGCGCAGTAGGAATCACCGGACTCGCCGGCTGTAGCGGCGGTGGGGACGGGTCGGACGGCTCGGACGGGTCCGACGGGTCGGACGGATCTGACGGCTCGGACGGGTCCGACGGCGACGACGGCGGAAGCGAAGAGCTCTCGCTGCGCGTGGGGACGTCGGCCGGCGGGACCCAAGACGTCGGCCTCGCCGTCGAGCGCGCGGTGAGCGAAGAGAGCGACACCCTGAGCTACTCGACGATCGAGAGTCCGGGATACATCGGAACGATCCGGCGGATGGCCAACAACCAGTTCAACGCCGGCATCACCGACAACAACTCGCTGAACAAGGCGATAGACGAGACGGGCGCGTTCTCCGACCAGCCGGTCGAACGCATCCCGCAGTACGGGTTCTCGGCGTTCCCGTACAGCATTTACTTCATCGCTCGCGACGGCACGGGCATCGAGACGTTCGACGACCTCGCCGGCGCGAACGTCTACCCGGCCGAGCCGGGCTATTCGACGCGGGCGACGACCCTCGACGTCCTGTCTCAGGGGCCGACCGCGGACGTGTACGAACAGATGAACATCCAGAACATGGGCGTCGGTGACGCCCCCGGCGCGATGGAGGAGGGCACTATCGACGCCAGTATCGCGTACGGAACACCGGGCGTCCGGTACACCGGATTCGTCCAGGAGATGGCCTCGCGCCTCGATCTCCACTACGTCGAGCCGACGGACGCACTCATCGAGTCCGCCGAGTCGTTCTCGGGCGCGGGCACGACCCGAACCCCGTACAGCGAGTGGGAAATGCCCCAAGACATCGGCACCGACGAGGTGTTCTCCTGGGATCTCCAAGTGCTCTACACGTTCAACCCCGAAGCCAACGCGGACGCCGTCTACGAGCTGTGTCGCGTCGTCGACGAACACAATGATACGGTTAACGAGGGCGAAGCGCAGTTCAACGACTTCGGGTCTACGCCGGAGATGCTCGGCTACGCGCAGGAGCGCATTCCGGTCCATCCCGGCGCAGTCCAGTACTACCAGGACAACGATGCGTGGGACGACAGCCTGACCGAAGGCGAGGGCGCTTGA
- a CDS encoding fumarylacetoacetate hydrolase family protein: MKYLARTATGDPLLGDDGRYVPLGAVEPDLKSVRNALPRAAAGDLGDVADATADPVPTEDVSFGAPLASFGKLWGIGLNYEEHAGDLDEQRPEEPASFTKPSSVLTGPGGPIRLPPESQSERVTAEAELAVVMGRTCRNVDEADVGNVVAGYLPVIDMTAEDVLQRNPRFLTRAKSYDTFLVPGAALAVPEGRLDLEPLSVRTEVNGEVRAENEVRNMLFPPAEIVSFHSDVMTLEPGDLFSTGTPGAAPIDPGDEVRAVVESIGTVDAPVTR; the protein is encoded by the coding sequence ATGAAGTATCTCGCGCGCACGGCGACCGGCGACCCGCTGCTCGGCGACGACGGGAGATACGTCCCGCTGGGTGCCGTCGAACCGGACCTAAAAAGCGTCCGAAACGCGCTTCCACGGGCTGCCGCGGGCGATCTGGGAGACGTCGCCGACGCGACCGCCGACCCCGTCCCGACGGAAGACGTGTCCTTCGGCGCGCCGCTGGCGTCGTTCGGGAAGCTGTGGGGGATCGGGCTGAACTACGAGGAGCACGCCGGCGACCTCGACGAGCAGCGCCCCGAAGAGCCGGCGAGCTTCACGAAGCCGTCGTCGGTCCTGACGGGTCCCGGCGGCCCGATCCGACTGCCGCCGGAGTCACAGAGCGAGCGGGTGACCGCCGAGGCGGAGCTGGCGGTCGTGATGGGCCGGACGTGCCGGAACGTCGACGAGGCCGACGTGGGGAACGTGGTGGCGGGCTACCTCCCCGTGATCGATATGACGGCCGAGGACGTGCTCCAACGGAACCCGCGCTTTCTCACGCGGGCGAAGAGCTACGACACGTTCCTCGTCCCCGGCGCCGCGCTCGCGGTGCCGGAGGGGCGGCTCGACCTAGAGCCGCTCTCGGTGCGGACCGAGGTCAACGGCGAGGTGCGCGCGGAAAACGAGGTCCGGAACATGCTGTTCCCGCCGGCCGAGATCGTCTCGTTCCACTCCGACGTGATGACGCTGGAGCCCGGCGACCTGTTCAGCACGGGGACGCCCGGCGCGGCGCCGATCGATCCCGGCGACGAGGTGCGGGCAGTCGTCGAGTCGATCGGGACCGTCGACGCGCCGGTGACGCGGTAG
- a CDS encoding SDR family oxidoreductase, with translation MDLQIDGNAALVTASSSGLGKASAKALAREGADVVINGRDEDRLAAAKEEVDAVGTGEVVAQPADLTDADEVAALVEATVDEFGGIDHLVTSAGGPPSGSFLDTDDEEWQHAYDLLVMSVVRLARESYPHLTEGDGGTIVNITSRSVKEAIDSLVLSNSVRMGVIGLEKTLSKEFAPEIRANAVLPGPHETSRIRDLVEAAVERGDYDSYEEGLDDWATNPLKRIGDPMELGNTVAFLSSPKSAYINGTALPIDGGATGSNL, from the coding sequence ATGGACCTACAGATCGACGGGAACGCGGCCCTCGTCACCGCGTCGTCCAGCGGACTCGGCAAGGCATCGGCGAAGGCGCTGGCCCGAGAGGGCGCGGACGTCGTCATCAACGGCCGCGACGAGGACCGACTGGCGGCCGCGAAAGAGGAGGTCGACGCGGTCGGGACGGGCGAGGTCGTCGCGCAGCCCGCCGACCTCACCGACGCCGACGAAGTCGCGGCGCTCGTGGAGGCGACCGTTGACGAGTTCGGCGGGATCGACCACCTCGTGACGAGCGCCGGCGGGCCGCCGTCCGGCTCTTTCCTCGACACCGACGACGAGGAGTGGCAGCACGCCTACGACCTGCTCGTCATGAGCGTTGTCCGGCTGGCGCGGGAGTCGTACCCCCACCTCACGGAGGGGGACGGCGGCACCATCGTCAACATCACCTCCCGGAGCGTGAAGGAGGCCATCGACAGCCTCGTGTTATCGAACTCCGTCCGGATGGGCGTCATCGGGCTCGAGAAGACGCTCTCGAAGGAGTTCGCCCCGGAGATCCGCGCGAACGCCGTCCTCCCCGGCCCCCACGAGACGAGCCGGATCCGCGACCTCGTCGAGGCCGCCGTCGAGCGCGGCGACTACGACTCCTACGAGGAGGGGCTCGACGACTGGGCGACGAACCCGCTCAAGCGCATCGGCGACCCGATGGAGCTCGGCAACACCGTCGCCTTCCTCTCGTCGCCGAAGTCGGCGTATATAAACGGAACCGCGCTGCCGATCGACGGGGGCGCGACGGGGTCGAACCTATGA